Genomic window (Thermincola ferriacetica):
AGGATAGAGGCGGTGAAGCCAATGAAGTTTCAATCCCTCATAGGTAGGCTAAAAACTGAATTCCGAAGCTTTAAAGTGATGAAGCATCTCGGTTTCAATCCCTCATAGGTAGGCTAAAAACTATATCCAACGCCAGACGCCATTTCAGCAGGAATAGAAAGTTTCAATCCCTCATAGGTAGGCTAAAAACGTGAGGTTGGCAGGGAAATCCGCCTGATAAAACTGGTTTCAATCCCTCATAGGTAGGCTAAAAACGAATTATTTAATAATTTGAATTGTATATCATAATGTATGTTTCAATCCCTCATAGGTAGGCTAAAAACTTTATCTCCTTCTTACGACACAAACCCCTTGAACAAGTTTCAATCCCTCATAGGTAGGCTAAAAACCATAACATTGCTCACGCAACTGTTTTACTACTCTAGGTTTCAATCCCTCATAGGTAGGCTAAAAACCCAAATACAATAAGGGCCAAAATAACGGATCTGATGGGTTTCAATCCCTCATAGGTAGGCTAAAAACCCGTTATGCGCAATGGCAATATCTGTTGCCATTGTGTTTCAATCCCTCATAGGTAGGCTAAAAACGGTCATGGCTTGGAGTTCTTGAAATTCAAGCATCTGTTTCAATCCCTCATAGGTAGGCTAAAAACGTCCTTGTGTTTCCGTCCCAATCTACATTTGCGCCGTTTCAATCCCTCATAGGTAGGCTAAAAACTAGTGGATATGACAGATTTTACTATGATGGGAATACTGGTTTCAATCCCTCATAGGTAGGCTAAAAACTGCCGACGCCGCAGTGCGGGCACTGCAGGACACGAGTTTCAATCCCTCATAGGTAGGCTAAAAACCCGTTCGGGCGGCGCAAAAAATCAGGTACGACAAGTTTTCCCTGATTTCTGTACCTTTCAGCATTTTACCATAAAAATGCTCTTTTTTAAAGGCCTGTTTTGCAGTATTTGCTTATTTTTCTAGGCCTGCGCCCTGTTTTGGCTTTGTCGTCGATCCCCCGGGGTTTTTGCGCTACCGGAGGTCGACGACAAATTTTGGGGTGTAACAATGAATACCCTACCAGTCAAACCGGTCCACTAAATTATCACATCATCGCCACCTTTTTTTATCCCGAGAGATTCCCGCTGCGAATATTTTGTCGTGCGGAAGGTGTAAAAAAGGCAGGAGTCCTCTTCCTCATTGATCACATTTTGCAGCTCCATCTTCAGTTTCCTGTAATTGGCCTCACTTATTTCACCTTCCAGAACCGAATTCTGTACCCAGTTCAGGTATTTCCTGGCTTTTTTGAGCACTTTGTTGACCCTCTTGGTATTCACATCATAAACCAAAATAACGAACATAACTTCACCTGCCGGTTATCTCCTACCACCGCGCTACAAAAGGTTCATACTCCTTTTCACCCATCAGGTGCTTTTCCAGCTTGTACAACTCAAGGCGAATCAGGCGCCTGTAGGAAACTTCTCTGCCAATATCCCGGTGTTTGATTGTTGTTTTCAGCTTGTTATCCAGTTCTTCCACAAACAGTTTTTTGGCCCGGTCCTTAATCACGATTCCTTCCATCCCACTTTCAAAGTCCTGTTTGGTGACCATTTTCTTGGCCAGGAGCGAAAATATCACCCGGTCAACCAGGATGGGCTTGAATAGTTCCGCAATATCCAGATTCAGCGAAAATCTTCGGAAATTGGTGGCATGCAGGAAACCAATCCGGGGGTCAAGATGGGTCTTGTAGATTTCACTGAGCACCAGAGTGTACATGACGGAATTCCCGAAACTGATCAGGCTGTTCAGGTGATTTCTGGGCGGGCGGCGCGTCCTTTGTTCAAAAACAAAATCTTCATTTTCTATAATTTTATCAAAAGCCCTGTAATAACACTCTCTGGCGTTTCCTTCTACAGCCATGAGTTCCGAAATATCGGCACA
Coding sequences:
- the cas2 gene encoding CRISPR-associated endonuclease Cas2, encoding MFVILVYDVNTKRVNKVLKKARKYLNWVQNSVLEGEISEANYRKLKMELQNVINEEEDSCLFYTFRTTKYSQRESLGIKKGGDDVII
- the cas1b gene encoding type I-B CRISPR-associated endonuclease Cas1b, which translates into the protein MKKIVYIFSDGELKRQDNTLKFYCEETNRYLPVEDISDIFVFGEVNINKKLLELLSQKEIVMHYFNYHGYYMGTFYPREHYNSGYMTLKQAQFYLEHDRRMGIAGAIVRGALKNIRQVLKYYANRGKDLDASLQKLKEFEEQIDGCADISELMAVEGNARECYYRAFDKIIENEDFVFEQRTRRPPRNHLNSLISFGNSVMYTLVLSEIYKTHLDPRIGFLHATNFRRFSLNLDIAELFKPILVDRVIFSLLAKKMVTKQDFESGMEGIVIKDRAKKLFVEELDNKLKTTIKHRDIGREVSYRRLIRLELYKLEKHLMGEKEYEPFVARW